The Sus scrofa isolate TJ Tabasco breed Duroc chromosome 4, Sscrofa11.1, whole genome shotgun sequence genomic sequence ATTTCCCCTCCCAGCTTTCAGTATGTGCCCTTTACTTGATGTTTTCTGCTTAATATGAACTTTGGAGCCCTAGCACTTTGGTCAGAATCTCTGGCCCTGGCACTCACTACCTGTGGGAACATGGGCAACATACCCAAAGCTTCCtagtctgtaaaatgaggatgataaaacATCTACTTTCCTCACAGAGTTGTCATGGTGATTAAAAGAGAtatgaggcgttcccatcgtggctcagtggttaacgaatccgactaggaacaatgaggttgtgggttcaatccctggccttgctcagtgggttaaggatccggcgttgccgtgagctgtggtgtaggtcccagacgtggctcagatcccacgttgctgtggctgtggtgtaggctggcggctacagctctaattagactcctagcctgggaacctctatgttccacgggtgtggccctagaaaagacaaaaataaataaataaataaaaaataaaagagatatgaACTATAAAGCATAGTCAGAAATGACAGAGCTTAAGCTTAAGCGGTGGTTCTTTCCGAATTTCAGCGCACAGTATGTCCCTGTTGATGACCACCTTTGCCTCTTTGGGACACTCTCCTGGTggtcctcttctctctccagcaaTCCTGCTGTTTCTTGGTGTTCTCTTCATCTACCAGCCCCAGCACTGTTCCTGCTCGCCCAGGGTGCCTGCCTCagtcctcttctcttctccttgacCCCTGGGACGATCTCATCTAATTTCCTGCCTTTTATTATCCTTATTTATCTGCCAAGGGTCTCCCCCAAAGTAGCTCCAGTTGAGCCCCTTTGCTTAGTAGATGAATATTCCTAACTCCTGTGAATTTGTCCTAGATAGATAACAAGAATCTCAGCTTCAGTGTTGGAAGGGACTTTATTCAGCTTCTTAGTTTCAAAGGCAATTTCTTCTCCCTAAATTCTCCACTTTCATGAAATCTACCATCATCTCCTAGCTTCTCAAGCCAAGGAGAGCCTCTTTCCTCTCTTGCATTCTCCAAATGCCTAAATCACCAAATATTATCAAATTTACTTTCTGCAATTCCCTCAAATCCATTAATTTATCTCTGTGGAACTCCTAGCCACTGCCTTAGCTGAGGCCACCATCAGTTCTGATTAAAGGACCCAAAGTCCAATGAACAATCCAGTTCCATGGTTGACTTTTCCTGGAAACAGTCTGGACATGATGAAACTTTTTAAGAGAATGTGAATTGCTTGTtgcttgattttcttcttcttctttttttttttttttttttttttttggccttttcttgagccacacctgcggcatatggaggttcccaggctagggatcaaatgaggaggttcccaggctagggatcgaatgagagctgtagctgccggcctacaccagagtcagagcaatgtggaatccgagccacatctgcgaccaacaccacagttcacggcaatgccggatccttaatccactaagcaaagccagggatcgaacctgcaatcctagtcagattcgttaaccactgcatcatgacgggaactccttgattttcttttctttaggacTAATCTGAAAGTGGGAAATTAAGCACCTGAAACACTTAAAATTTGatattgacaaaaaaaaatttgggaacTACTTTATCCTAGTTTTTCAAACCAATGAAGACATTCCAAAAGTTTCCTATTAGACCTAGGAAGTTTGGCCTTCACAACATAGTGGCAGAAATATCAACTTTGTCCTATTACCCAAAAGGTGTCAAAGCTGTCACTGAAATGCCTGCGGCAGTTGTGGAAGCCCTGAAGGCACTGGAGAATTTCTTTACTCCTCCTGGAACAAGATCATGGTGAGAATCAGATTCTGTTGTAACTTCATGGGGCAAATCCCCAAGATGGCCATACTGATTGGTGAAGCAGCAGTGTCCTGCCAAGGCTTGCCCCTCAGCTGGGTGAGAGGGATTGGGTCAGATAAGCCCCACTTTCTCCGAATGTGAGTGTGCACACACTTGTTTGTACTGCCTGTTGTTTCTTGGCTCTATGTGAGAGCAGGGAAGTCTGTCGGCTGAATTGAGAGCCCTTCCATGGCTGAGTCCCTGAGCCCTGTTGTGTAGCAGCCAGGTGAGACAGATCAATGAAGCAGACAAGGCCCTGCCCTTAAGGGGCTCATCTTCGGCAGGAAACCAGGAAAGACCAACCAGAGAGGGCCTCCCTGTCCCACCAGCAAGAAACCAGTGACTCTGCTTTCTTTCACCAGTCTCCTTCCACACGCTGTAAGCTTTGATTTTGGTGAATGAGCACTCTGCTGTTGTGGCAGGAGGAAAAGAGATGGATCGCAAAGTGGTAGAAGGGTAAAGACAGGATATAGACCTTCCTGCTAAGCTAGGGACCCCTGAACTGCCTTAGCCATGAAAGATGCCCTGGCTGACCCCATATTTCAAGGCTACAGGGAGATCTTGGATATcttgcttttaaatttgatgtagTATCACTTCAGGGAGTGTGATCCTGGGGAGGAAGGGCCCTGATGTGGAAATCTATATGCTTAGGGTCTGCCTAGCCACCAATGGCTCCGACATGGTAGAAATTCACTCACTCTCTGAGAACTTCAGGCCGaacctttgaaaacaaacttcagTAAATGAGATGCTCTGTGCAAAGGTACCATCCCCGCATAGCCCTGAGTCATTGCTGCTTCTGCTTGTATCTCACAGAATACAGATCCTGAGGATTCCATCTTGTATTGTTGGTCTGAGTGGGGAATGAGACCCTGGGTCTGTATTAGCTTCTTATGGCAGCCATAACAAAAtaacagactgggtggcttaaacaactaGCTTTATTTCTTCATAGATCAAGAGGCTAAAAACACGAGAACAAGATGTCAGCagatttggtttcttctgagacctgtctccttggcttgcagatgactgccttctcactgtgtcctcacatggtggtcCCTATGTGTTGTCTGTGTCCTGATCTCTCCTTCAAGGACACCACTCACCTCGGATTAGGGCCTATCTTAATGACCGCATTTTTTATTCAATTGCCTCTTTATATAAGTCTTACCCCCAATAGTCAACATTCTTAGATACTGGGAATTAGGGCTTCACATATGAATGgggttggggaggtggggtggacaCCTTTCAGTCCTAACAGGGCTTATTCTGAAAATCTGTGAGCCTAGGGTTGAAAACTGGGGACCCACTATCAGGGGCAGCTAGTCAGTCCAGGCTGCTCTTCTTCACTCTCCACCCCTTGCAAAGGgcaaaaaagttttcaaaagtaTTTCTGCTTCAGTTTCTATTTCCCTCAATGAGTTGTCAATCTCTGTAATGCTTTACCTATCAACTGTgctgagaaaacaaaatcatgaacTCTGGCCTCAAAAAAGTAATGATCAAAATTAAAAGGTGTAATTTAAGACCCAAGTGGTGGCTTCTATCTGAGTCTTGTGTAGTGTGGGTTCTGCAAGATCCTGTCCACTCCAGCTGAAGAGGTTCATTACCAAAAGACAGTAAGAGACCTGCAGGTAACTACCGGTACGACGTGCTGAGCTGGGTTGTGCTtttgaaggaaaaggaggaaggatgaGAAAAGTGACTGTCATGGCTTAAAAGACCAGGCAAAATGCTTCAGGTCTGCAAGGGGATTTTGAGAGGGTTGAGTAAGGGGATAAAAGGCATCCACCAAAGTTTTCTGAGAAGGGAAGGCCGGGGATTCACTACAAGCAACCCGCAAGCAGGGAACAAGAATGCCTGGTTTTACCCGACAGAAACGAGGACGGATGGACAGACGGACGGAGGTGGCCATTTCCCTCCCGAGCCAGAGAAACGCACCGGGTTGGCGTGGGTGTGGGGGGAGTGACGACGCACCCATACTCGCGCGGCTCCCAGCTGCGTAAAAGGCCAGGCCCCTGCGCGCCCTGGAGCGCGAATCCTGAGCGTCCCCTAGTGACCCCGCCCGGCCTCAACCcgtcctcccccgccccccccgcccctccctggaACAGACTACGGTTCTGGGCCGCCGTGGAGACGCCTTGCCCTTTGAGGAGGACCCATGGCCGCGCCCAAGAAAGCGGAGAAGCCAGCTGACCAAACTCTTGAAGGACTCAAAAGTTTCTAACGCGCCAGGATGCTGCAAGGAAGCAGTTGGCTAGACCGGACACCTGGCCTCTAACCCACTTGGGTACCCGGAGCCCAGTCAGTGCTTCTGCCGGCTCGAACATCCTCCCTTCCCCGAGCTATGGGAGAGTCCGCCGGACAGAGCGCGGAAAAGTGGCACAGCCTCTTCCAAGTGCGGTTGTGggtggctctgaaaagagcctTTGGATGTGATGGAACCTCGAGCCGAGTGCGCACTTCTTTCTCTAAGCCCGCTCCCCGCGGATGCGGCGGGCCAGCTGGATGTCTTTGGGCATGATGGTCACGCGCTTGGCGTGGATGGCACACAGGTTCGTGTCTTCAAACAGCCCCACCAGGTAGGCCTCGCTCGCCTCCTGCAGCGCCATCACGGCCGAGCTCTGGAAGCGCAGGTCCGTCTTGAAGTCCTGCGCGATCTCGCGCACCAGGCGCTGGAAGGGCAGCTTGCGGATCAGCAGCTCGGTCGACTTCTGGTAGCGCCGGATCTCCCGCAGGGCCACGGTGCCCGGCCGGTAGCGGTGGGGCTTCTTCACGCCGCCGGTGGCCGGCGCGCTCTTGCGGGCCGCCTTGGTGGCCAGCTGCTTCCGCGGGGCCTTGCCCCCGGTCGATTTGCGGGCAGTCTGCTTAGTACGGGCCATGGCGGCGAGCCAAAACACGAGCTTACCAGCGCAGCGAAGGGAGAGTAACCAGGGGGACGCCCGCCGCAGCAGTCTTTATAGGCACAGGCTTGTCCCGATTGGGCGGGACAATAATTGAAAGTCCCGCGCTGGCTCTCTATTGGCTGTGACCTCACCAGCCCTAGCGCCACTGATTGGCTTGGGCAGAATCCTCCtccgcccgccccccaccctccctccctccctccctttctactTTCCAGTTTGCCAGCAGTTTTCCCGGCCTCGTCTTTCCTTTCTTCCCGGCGAGAGTCATTTTTGAGCGCGACTGTGTCAGAACGTTCCTCTTCAGCCCTTCGCTCCCTTAGAACACGCTACCCCCGATGCCCGCCTCCTTTCCACGCTTTTTACCTCCCGGACCGAACCCCCGCCCCCTGAACGCCTTGTTACCTTGTCAGAACCCCCTAGGTTAGCTGCTAGTCTGGCCGatcttcccccccccgccccccggccctttgGTGCTTTTCGGATCGGAAGGTTATCTGCGCCCTCTCCGGGAGCAAGACTCCACTTCCGAGAGCCTCAGGACCTGTTATCCCCATCCCCGCCGCGAAGGCGCCTCCTcactccccccactccccttccAAAGACGGTGGGCTCAAGCCAAAACCCACGTCCGCTACGCTCCCGAAAACCGTCTTTATCCCCTAACCGACTGGGGTGTACGGGGCGTGCGCGTGTGCGAGGGAACGTCCCCTTGGTGCTAGACCTCAGGTGTTGGGCAGAGGCTTGGGAAGTAACTGCAGTTGCTCACCGGGCATCCGACTTCGAGATAGAGCGTCGCGGCCGCCTGGTACTGCTTACTTTCAGCAGCCGAGTCGACCCTGGCTCGCCCAAGCAAGGTTTGCTACCTCTACCTGCGTTAATTAGATCCTAGGATTTGCCACACTCCCACCCGCACCCGCTTCCCAGCAAAATAACGGCTAAAGCACCTAGTTCCAGAGGCGAGTGAGGAACGGCAGGGAGTAGAGGGCAAACGGCACTCCCTCCGCCCACCTCCGTGCTTACTACCAAGGGTGGAGTTAAGGAGAAAGCTGGCTAGTgtaacaactcttttttttatttgaaagagtgggtggctctgaaaagagcctTTGATTTCACAGGTGCCCCTTCCGGACGGGGCTGGGTGGGCTTCCGGATGCCGGCCTCACTTGCCCTTTGCCTTGTGGTGGCTCTCCGTCTTCTTGGGGAGCAACACGGCCTGGATGTTGGGCAAGACGCCGCCCTGGGCGATGGTGACTTTGCCCAACAGCTTGTTCAGCTCCTCGTCGTTGCGGATAGCCAGCTGCAAGTGGCGGGGGATGATGCGCGTCTTCTTGTTGTCTCGCGCCGCGTTGCCCGCCAGCTCCAGGATTTCCGCGGTCAGGTACTCCAGCACCGCCGCCATGTAGACGGGCGCGCCGGCCCCCACCCGCTCGGCATAGTTGCCTTTGCGCAGCAAGCGGTGCACCCGCCCTACGGGGAACTGCAGACCTGCGCGGGACGAACGGGACTTGGCCTTTGCGCGGGCCTTGCCTCCCTGTTTGCCACGACCAGACATGACAACGACACTCACTGCAACCGGCTCCCGCTTAGGTGACCGAGAAAGTCGCCCTAAACGGCCCCGCTTCACCTTTTTATAGGCAGAGCGGCGATTGGCTACGGAGCACGTTGATTGGCTAGAGCACATCTGTGTCCCGGTGGCCAATAGGATAGCGCAACCAGAATCCACTCATTTACATAACCTCGTCTCCCCTCGCAGCAGAGCCACTGAAAACTCGCGAATCGCAACGCGGCGGAACCCAAGCCTTCATTTGCGTACGGCCTCTATAAGTACCGAGTCGCTTCCGGTAGCCTCCGTGTAGTTGTTGCCTTTGCGTTCCCGGTTGTCCTTTGCAGCTGGTGTCTGCCGTTATGCCTGAGCCCGCCAAGTCCGCCCCGGCGCCCAAGAAGGGCTCGAAGAAAGCCGTCACCAAAGCCCAGAAGAAGGACGGCAAGAAGCGGAAGCGCAGCCGCAAGGAGAGCTATTCCATCTACGTGTACAAGGTGCTGAAGCAGGTGCACCCGGACACGGGCATCTCGTCCAAGGCCATGGGCATCATGAACTCCTTCGTCAACGACATCTTCGAGCGCATCGCGGGCGAAGCGTCCCGCCTGGCTCATTACAACAAGCGCTCGA encodes the following:
- the LOC100624086 gene encoding histone H2A type 2-A-like → MCSSQSTCSVANRRSAYKKVKRGRLGRLSRSPKREPVAVSVVVMSGRGKQGGKARAKAKSRSSRAGLQFPVGRVHRLLRKGNYAERVGAGAPVYMAAVLEYLTAEILELAGNAARDNKKTRIIPRHLQLAIRNDEELNKLLGKVTIAQGGVLPNIQAVLLPKKTESHHKAKGK
- the LOC102162202 gene encoding histone H2B type 2-E translates to MPEPAKSAPAPKKGSKKAVTKAQKKDGKKRKRSRKESYSIYVYKVLKQVHPDTGISSKAMGIMNSFVNDIFERIAGEASRLAHYNKRSTITSREIQTAVRLLLPGELAKHAVSEGTKAVTKYTSSK
- the LOC102161782 gene encoding histone H3 codes for the protein MARTKQTARKSTGGKAPRKQLATKAARKSAPATGGVKKPHRYRPGTVALREIRRYQKSTELLIRKLPFQRLVREIAQDFKTDLRFQSSAVMALQEASEAYLVGLFEDTNLCAIHAKRVTIMPKDIQLARRIRGERA